A genomic segment from Myxococcales bacterium encodes:
- the prmC gene encoding peptide chain release factor N(5)-glutamine methyltransferase yields MTEATQSDEPWTIERVVRWATDDFKGRGIESPRLDAEVLLAHALGSTRIQLIVDAKRPLTAPELARFRETVKRRRSHEPVAYVLGEREFWGRMFKVDRRALIPRPDTEVLVEVALRRTSQLSMCTLALDLCAGTGCVAISLAAARPTGFVFATDLSRDAVTLARENAARLGAYNLSVREGDLFAPLADARHPWELGAPLRFDLITANPPYIATGEIAGLMSDVRDFEPRLALDGGADGLELMRRLVAEAPKHLAPGGVLAVEVGAGEAPDVRALFADAGFGDIELHRDYARIERVVSGVHST; encoded by the coding sequence ATGACGGAGGCGACGCAGAGCGACGAGCCGTGGACCATCGAACGGGTCGTGCGTTGGGCCACCGACGACTTCAAGGGCCGGGGCATCGAGTCGCCCCGTCTCGACGCCGAAGTCCTCTTGGCGCACGCCCTCGGCTCGACACGAATCCAGCTCATCGTCGACGCGAAACGTCCGCTCACGGCGCCCGAGCTCGCACGCTTTCGCGAAACGGTGAAGCGTCGTCGTTCGCACGAGCCGGTGGCCTACGTGCTCGGCGAGCGAGAGTTTTGGGGCCGGATGTTCAAGGTCGACCGGCGCGCCCTCATCCCCCGCCCCGACACGGAGGTCCTCGTCGAGGTCGCGCTGCGTCGCACGTCGCAGTTATCCATGTGCACCCTCGCCCTCGATCTCTGCGCCGGCACCGGCTGCGTCGCCATCTCGCTCGCGGCGGCGAGGCCCACGGGGTTTGTCTTCGCGACGGACCTCTCGCGTGACGCGGTGACGCTCGCGCGCGAAAACGCGGCGCGCCTCGGCGCGTACAATCTTTCGGTGCGCGAAGGCGACCTCTTCGCGCCGCTGGCCGATGCGCGGCATCCGTGGGAGCTCGGCGCCCCCCTGCGCTTCGACCTCATCACCGCGAACCCGCCTTACATCGCCACGGGAGAGATCGCGGGCCTCATGAGCGACGTTCGTGATTTCGAGCCCCGCCTCGCGCTCGACGGCGGCGCCGATGGCCTCGAGCTGATGCGACGTCTGGTGGCCGAAGCGCCAAAGCACCTCGCGCCCGGCGGCGTCCTGGCGGTCGAGGTCGGCGCCGGCGAAGCGCCGGACGTACGAGCGCTCTTTGCCGACGCAGGCTTTGGCGACATCGAGCTGCACCGCGACTACGCCCGCATCGAGCGCGTCGTCAGCGGTGTTCATTCGACTTGA
- a CDS encoding phosphomannomutase/phosphoglucomutase: MSIPKHVFREYDIRGVADRDLTDTFATLLGRGLGSTLAVSGRRTRLAVGRDCRVSSPRLFAALTTGLRKAGIDVVEIGVVPTPMLYFAVHHLGVDGGVMITGSHNPPEDNGFKIMRGKASFFGADIQTLRARLEAGDLGPEGDGRLETVDVLPAYVAALKERVSLAHTDISFVVDAGNGSGGPAALAVMQSLGLKPDPLFCEMDGRFPNHHPDPTVVDNVATLVDRVKKTGARVGIAYDGDADRLGAVDETGEIIWGDKLMILFSRALLRETPGATILGEVKCSQTLYDDIAKHGGKPILWKTGHSLIKTKMKETGALLAGEMSGHLFFADRYFGYDDAIYASLRLLEILSKDPRSLSEMLADVPKTFTTPELRVDCPDAVKFDVVKAVTEHYKAAGRSVIDIDGARVSFGTPEAPAWGLVRASNTGPVLVMRFEAGSAAERDRIRAEVEGQVKEARKRHER, from the coding sequence ATGAGCATCCCCAAACACGTCTTTCGCGAGTACGACATTCGCGGCGTTGCCGACCGTGATCTGACCGACACCTTCGCCACGCTCCTCGGCCGCGGCCTGGGGAGCACCCTCGCGGTTTCCGGCCGACGCACGCGCCTCGCCGTAGGGCGCGACTGTCGCGTGTCGAGTCCGCGCCTCTTTGCGGCCCTCACCACGGGCCTCCGCAAGGCTGGCATTGACGTCGTTGAGATCGGCGTCGTGCCGACCCCGATGCTCTACTTCGCGGTGCATCACCTCGGCGTCGACGGCGGCGTGATGATCACGGGGAGCCACAACCCGCCCGAGGACAACGGCTTCAAGATCATGCGCGGCAAGGCGAGCTTCTTCGGCGCCGACATTCAGACGCTGCGTGCGCGCCTCGAGGCCGGCGACTTGGGGCCCGAAGGCGACGGCCGCTTGGAGACCGTCGACGTGCTCCCCGCCTATGTCGCTGCGCTCAAGGAGCGCGTATCGCTGGCGCACACCGACATCTCGTTCGTCGTCGACGCTGGCAACGGCTCCGGCGGACCGGCGGCTCTGGCCGTGATGCAGAGCCTCGGCCTCAAGCCAGATCCGCTCTTTTGCGAGATGGACGGCCGCTTCCCCAACCATCACCCTGATCCGACCGTCGTCGACAACGTGGCCACGCTCGTCGACCGCGTGAAGAAGACCGGCGCTCGCGTCGGCATCGCGTACGACGGCGACGCTGATCGACTCGGCGCCGTCGACGAGACAGGCGAAATCATCTGGGGCGACAAGCTCATGATCCTCTTCTCGCGGGCGCTGCTCCGCGAGACCCCCGGCGCGACGATCCTGGGCGAGGTGAAGTGCTCGCAGACGCTCTACGACGACATCGCGAAACACGGCGGCAAGCCCATCCTGTGGAAGACGGGCCACTCGCTCATCAAGACCAAGATGAAGGAGACCGGGGCCCTCTTGGCCGGCGAGATGAGCGGACACCTGTTCTTCGCCGATCGGTACTTCGGCTACGACGACGCCATCTACGCGTCGCTGCGGCTCCTCGAGATCCTCTCGAAGGACCCTCGCTCTTTGAGCGAGATGCTCGCCGACGTGCCCAAGACCTTTACGACCCCCGAGCTGCGCGTCGACTGCCCCGACGCCGTGAAGTTCGACGTCGTGAAGGCCGTGACGGAGCACTACAAGGCCGCGGGACGAAGCGTTATCGACATCGACGGCGCGCGCGTCTCCTTCGGAACGCCCGAAGCGCCTGCCTGGGGGCTCGTTCGCGCATCGAACACGGGGCCGGTCCTCGTCATGCGCTTCGAGGCAGGATCGGCCGCCGAGCGCGATCGCATCCGAGCCGAGGTCGAAGGCCAGGTCAAAGAAGCGCGGAAACGCCACGAACGATGA
- a CDS encoding UvrD-helicase domain-containing protein, with protein sequence MTLSLAPLNEPQAEAVAHVRGPLLVFAGAGSGKTRVITYRIANLVARERIAPYRILAVTFTNKAAGEMKARLDALLGGEIARDLWVGTFHAICAKLLRRFGAAVGLAKNFVIYDTQDQRAVLTRVIRELDLDDRRYPPRAMLHRILAEKQEGRGPEDMNLDSYMDDAVQKIFRRYDEALSAAGAVDFEDLIGKTVRLLELENSEESAALRRRFEFVLVDEFQDTNAMQYRLLRALSKDNGNLCVVGDDDQSIYRWRGADVRNIRGFRKDFPTAAVVKLEQNYRSTASIVKAALGVIAPSHERVPKELWTDNERGAPVDIVAVRDEHEEAATILRAIRAAREEGTDLREIAIFYRVHAQSRVLEESLRQGNVPYRIVGGTKFYDRAEVKDALSYLRVLTNPKSDVDMLRIINSPPRGIGQTTVERLSSFATQNRLSLSEALLRVGDVTELAAAAKKRLVQFRELIGRLATLSEHGEPSQFLSDLLDHVGYREALRSEDSAESDARLENLNELVGSLQDFETEAKAAGETPTIAAYLERITLQADIDGMKDEGKVTMMTVHGAKGLEFEKVFLTGMEEDMFPYRGMDPGGRDELEEERRLAYVAITRARKSLMLTHAAQRQIFGTTRFGRPSRFLGDLPRDVVVHKGTKLGAGAFQEGRYVEREERSMEPLPWDLVSPLSTRRPGSMPPSQPPRRSEPPVAPGERYVDREYFADDVGDGDAVPLRRGSRVFHDRFGEGIVKKVIDLGEPAVLADFPGWGEKKVIARFLRRP encoded by the coding sequence GTGACGCTCTCGCTCGCTCCTCTCAACGAACCGCAGGCCGAAGCGGTGGCGCACGTCCGCGGGCCGCTGCTCGTCTTCGCCGGCGCTGGCAGCGGCAAGACGCGGGTCATCACGTACCGCATCGCGAACCTCGTCGCGCGAGAGCGGATCGCGCCCTACCGCATCCTGGCCGTGACGTTCACCAACAAGGCCGCCGGCGAAATGAAGGCGCGCCTCGATGCGCTCCTCGGCGGCGAAATCGCGCGCGACCTCTGGGTCGGCACGTTCCACGCCATCTGCGCGAAGCTCTTGCGTCGCTTCGGGGCCGCCGTGGGCCTCGCCAAGAACTTCGTCATCTACGACACGCAAGACCAGCGGGCCGTCTTGACCCGCGTCATTCGCGAGCTCGACCTCGACGATCGGCGTTACCCGCCGCGCGCGATGCTCCACCGCATCCTCGCCGAGAAGCAGGAGGGCCGCGGCCCCGAGGACATGAACCTCGACTCCTACATGGACGACGCGGTCCAGAAGATCTTCCGCCGCTACGACGAGGCGCTATCGGCCGCCGGGGCCGTCGACTTCGAAGACCTCATCGGCAAGACCGTTCGGCTGCTGGAGCTTGAGAACTCGGAGGAGTCAGCGGCGCTGAGGCGGCGCTTCGAGTTCGTACTCGTCGACGAGTTTCAAGACACCAACGCGATGCAGTACCGGCTCCTGCGGGCGCTATCGAAAGACAACGGCAACCTCTGCGTCGTGGGCGACGACGACCAATCGATCTACCGCTGGCGCGGCGCCGACGTGCGCAACATCCGTGGCTTCCGCAAGGACTTCCCCACCGCCGCCGTGGTGAAGCTCGAGCAGAACTACCGCTCGACGGCGAGCATCGTGAAGGCGGCGCTCGGCGTCATCGCGCCGTCGCACGAGCGTGTGCCCAAGGAGCTGTGGACGGACAACGAGCGCGGCGCCCCCGTCGACATCGTGGCCGTGCGCGACGAGCACGAAGAGGCGGCGACGATCCTTCGCGCCATTCGCGCCGCCCGCGAGGAGGGCACCGACCTCCGCGAGATCGCGATCTTCTACCGCGTCCACGCGCAGTCGCGCGTGCTCGAAGAGTCGCTGCGTCAGGGCAACGTGCCCTACCGCATCGTCGGCGGCACCAAGTTCTACGACCGAGCCGAGGTGAAAGACGCGCTCTCGTACCTGCGGGTCCTCACGAATCCGAAGAGCGACGTCGACATGCTCCGCATCATCAACTCGCCTCCGCGCGGCATCGGGCAGACGACCGTCGAGCGCCTCTCGAGCTTCGCCACGCAGAACCGCCTGTCTTTGAGTGAGGCCCTGCTTCGCGTCGGCGACGTGACCGAATTGGCGGCCGCCGCCAAGAAGCGCCTCGTGCAATTCCGCGAGCTCATCGGCCGCCTCGCGACCCTCTCGGAGCACGGCGAGCCGAGTCAGTTCTTGAGCGATCTGCTCGACCACGTTGGCTACCGCGAGGCGTTGCGCAGCGAAGACAGCGCCGAGTCCGACGCTCGCCTCGAGAACTTGAACGAGCTCGTGGGCTCGCTGCAAGACTTCGAGACGGAGGCGAAGGCGGCCGGTGAGACGCCGACCATCGCCGCGTACCTCGAGCGCATCACGCTGCAGGCCGACATCGACGGCATGAAGGACGAGGGCAAGGTCACCATGATGACCGTGCACGGAGCCAAGGGCCTCGAGTTCGAGAAGGTCTTCCTGACGGGCATGGAGGAGGACATGTTTCCGTACCGCGGCATGGACCCGGGCGGCCGCGACGAGCTCGAAGAAGAACGCCGCCTCGCCTACGTGGCCATCACGCGCGCGCGAAAGTCGCTCATGCTCACGCACGCGGCGCAGCGCCAGATCTTCGGTACGACCCGCTTCGGGCGCCCGAGCCGATTCCTCGGCGATCTGCCGCGCGACGTGGTCGTGCACAAGGGCACGAAGCTCGGCGCCGGCGCCTTCCAAGAGGGGCGATACGTCGAACGCGAAGAGCGGAGCATGGAGCCTTTGCCATGGGACCTCGTCTCGCCGCTCAGCACGCGTCGCCCCGGCTCGATGCCCCCGTCGCAGCCACCTCGCCGCTCAGAGCCGCCCGTCGCGCCCGGCGAGCGATACGTCGATCGCGAGTACTTCGCTGACGACGTCGGCGACGGCGACGCGGTGCCCTTGCGCCGCGGCAGCCGCGTCTTCCACGACCGCTTCGGCGAAGGGATCGTGAAGAAGGTGATCGATCTCGGCGAGCCGGCAGTCTTGGCGGACTTCCCTGGATGGGGAGAAAAGAAGGTCATCGCCCGCTTCTTGCGCCGTCCGTAG
- a CDS encoding glycosyltransferase, with protein sequence MNVQVAVLLVPLLYAAYALYAVARTVHAVRRFPECQHKDDDLPQLSVIVPACNEADTIEAALRTKLKAHYPKLELIVVNDRSTDETGAIAERVAAEDPRLKVVHVTELPTGWLGKLNALECGRAAATGEIILFSDADVNFGPELLRRSVSALMAQKLDFITVIAEMTSQSFLLDSSLTTFLRGLLIGGRIWNMRDPSSPIGVGAGVFNLVRRSALEKTPGFEWIKMEVADDIAFGQMMKKSGARCAVYNGAYDLHLAYYSSFPAFVRGLEKNSYAGSSYRPSIALLMLFILAYGELTAAALLPFASGVAMWMAAASLVLVAISQALVVSWVRRPMLTAVLPALGPLLVIFIAARAVLLIHLRGGISWRGTFYSLAQLRAGMRLERL encoded by the coding sequence ATGAACGTCCAGGTCGCCGTCCTCCTCGTGCCCCTCCTCTACGCGGCGTACGCGCTCTACGCCGTCGCTCGAACCGTTCATGCGGTGCGCCGCTTTCCTGAGTGCCAGCACAAGGACGACGACCTCCCGCAGCTCTCGGTCATCGTTCCCGCGTGCAACGAGGCCGACACCATCGAGGCCGCCCTTCGGACGAAGCTCAAGGCTCACTACCCGAAGCTCGAGCTCATCGTCGTCAACGACCGCTCCACCGATGAGACCGGTGCCATCGCCGAGCGCGTGGCCGCCGAAGATCCGCGCCTCAAGGTGGTTCACGTCACCGAGTTGCCGACTGGCTGGCTCGGCAAGCTCAACGCCCTCGAGTGCGGTCGTGCCGCGGCGACGGGAGAGATCATCCTCTTTAGCGACGCCGACGTGAACTTCGGCCCCGAACTCTTGCGCCGCTCCGTGTCGGCGCTCATGGCGCAGAAGCTCGACTTCATCACGGTCATCGCCGAGATGACGTCGCAGTCGTTCCTCCTCGATAGCAGCCTGACGACGTTCCTGCGCGGCTTGCTCATCGGCGGCCGCATCTGGAACATGCGCGACCCGTCGTCGCCCATCGGCGTCGGTGCCGGCGTCTTCAACTTGGTTCGTCGCTCGGCGCTCGAGAAGACACCAGGCTTCGAGTGGATCAAGATGGAGGTCGCCGACGACATCGCCTTCGGGCAGATGATGAAGAAGAGCGGCGCGCGGTGCGCCGTCTACAACGGCGCCTACGATCTTCACCTCGCGTACTATTCGTCGTTTCCCGCGTTCGTTCGTGGCCTCGAGAAGAACTCCTACGCGGGCTCGAGCTATCGCCCGTCGATTGCGCTGCTCATGCTCTTCATACTCGCGTATGGCGAGCTCACGGCGGCGGCGCTGCTGCCATTCGCGAGCGGCGTCGCGATGTGGATGGCCGCCGCCTCGCTGGTCTTGGTCGCGATTTCCCAAGCGCTCGTCGTCTCCTGGGTGCGCCGGCCCATGCTCACCGCCGTCTTGCCCGCGCTCGGCCCACTGCTCGTCATCTTCATCGCCGCGCGCGCCGTGCTCCTCATTCACCTTCGTGGGGGCATCTCATGGCGAGGGACCTTCTACTCTTTGGCCCAGCTCCGCGCCGGCATGCGCCTCGAGCGACTCTGA
- a CDS encoding sigma-70 family RNA polymerase sigma factor, producing the protein MSSTESGVFRAVTPALAEATLDADLALVRRLIENEPAAWQEFGRAYERVIAAAIARVTRGFRDLRGDDTRDIRSALLCSLLANDRAKLRSFDPARGCRLASYIAMLATNAAYDHLRRLRRQAPLTTLDAALDVVEEDANPFEHAATREHHGLIAELLENLTEREREFASLYLIEGLTPAELATRLGISGGTVYSKKYKLAAKLEARVARGHSQGDAA; encoded by the coding sequence ATGTCGTCCACTGAAAGCGGCGTCTTTCGCGCCGTCACGCCAGCTCTTGCCGAGGCCACGCTCGACGCCGACCTCGCGCTCGTGCGGCGCCTCATCGAGAACGAGCCCGCCGCTTGGCAAGAGTTCGGGCGCGCCTACGAGCGCGTCATCGCCGCCGCCATCGCTCGCGTGACACGAGGCTTTCGCGATCTTCGCGGCGACGACACCCGCGACATTCGAAGCGCGCTCTTGTGCTCGCTCTTGGCCAACGATCGCGCAAAGCTCCGGAGCTTCGATCCGGCGCGCGGCTGCCGCCTCGCTTCGTACATCGCGATGCTGGCGACCAACGCCGCGTACGATCATCTAAGGCGACTGCGGCGACAGGCGCCGCTGACCACGCTGGATGCGGCGCTTGACGTCGTCGAAGAGGACGCCAACCCCTTCGAGCACGCGGCGACGCGAGAGCACCATGGCCTCATCGCCGAGTTGCTCGAGAACCTCACCGAACGCGAGCGAGAGTTTGCTTCGCTCTACCTCATCGAAGGCCTCACGCCGGCGGAGCTCGCGACGCGCCTCGGCATTAGCGGCGGCACGGTCTACTCCAAGAAGTACAAGCTGGCGGCGAAGCTCGAAGCCCGCGTCGCACGGGGGCACTCCCAAGGCGACGCCGCCTGA
- a CDS encoding protein kinase — protein sequence MLPQSGTLLGGRYRLRRCVGEGGMGAVFEAWQEDLRRTVAVKIIGMKPDAAAVSRFQREARAAAGLGNAHIVQIYDFQSPPDEPPFLVMELLSGASLSDLIKTEGPLRPERVARIARHVLDALGAAHAVGIIHRDIKPGNIFVVPSATLGEVAKVLDFGVAKLSDATTSSGSASGLIGTIAYMAPEQAAGETIDGRSDVYAVAASMFVACTLKKPYEGDTAATTLRAILSNDRRSLGELRPDLDPAFVAIVEHGMAYRREQRFGSALAMAAALEAWLAGRGSQPFVAPSPAFAQPAYGPPVSQSPPTRIEGSAPGVAPTRSMTAPTLSEGQSRAKTNLGLVALAVGLGAGVVVAGGTAAYVLTRDAPAAAPTPDAASADAAPLAPVAPSGVVSAAPSATDKRAEGPKAPVSQVPPSPKLKAGVKVGQSCSNDAECGTFTKCTAGKCACEQGLCGGECVMLTTNVNCGRCGGKCATGEMCVGQDRNRPADWHCVATKAPAFTPAPPPR from the coding sequence ATGCTTCCGCAGTCCGGCACGCTTCTCGGGGGTCGCTATCGCTTGCGGCGATGCGTGGGCGAAGGCGGCATGGGGGCCGTCTTCGAAGCGTGGCAGGAAGATCTGCGCCGAACGGTCGCCGTAAAGATCATCGGCATGAAACCCGACGCGGCCGCAGTCTCGCGCTTTCAGCGAGAGGCACGCGCCGCGGCGGGGCTCGGCAACGCGCACATCGTTCAGATCTACGACTTCCAATCGCCGCCCGACGAGCCACCGTTTCTCGTCATGGAGCTCTTGAGCGGCGCGTCGCTCTCAGACCTCATCAAGACCGAAGGACCGCTAAGGCCCGAGCGCGTGGCGCGCATCGCGAGGCACGTATTGGACGCGCTCGGCGCAGCCCACGCCGTCGGGATCATTCATCGCGACATCAAGCCCGGGAACATCTTCGTGGTCCCATCGGCAACGCTCGGTGAGGTGGCCAAGGTCCTCGACTTCGGCGTCGCCAAGCTCAGCGACGCGACCACGTCCTCGGGCTCGGCGAGCGGCCTCATCGGCACCATCGCGTACATGGCGCCGGAGCAAGCCGCTGGCGAGACCATCGACGGTCGCAGCGACGTCTACGCCGTCGCCGCATCGATGTTCGTCGCGTGCACGCTCAAGAAGCCCTACGAAGGCGACACCGCCGCCACGACTCTCCGGGCCATCCTCTCCAACGATCGGCGCTCGCTCGGCGAGCTGAGGCCCGATCTCGATCCGGCCTTCGTGGCCATCGTCGAACACGGCATGGCGTATCGCCGCGAGCAACGCTTCGGCAGCGCACTCGCCATGGCGGCGGCCCTCGAGGCATGGCTCGCGGGGCGCGGCTCGCAGCCCTTTGTCGCGCCATCGCCGGCCTTTGCACAGCCCGCCTACGGTCCGCCGGTGAGCCAATCGCCCCCGACTCGAATCGAGGGCAGCGCCCCCGGCGTGGCCCCAACGCGTTCCATGACCGCGCCCACGTTGAGCGAGGGCCAGTCCAGAGCGAAGACGAACCTCGGCCTCGTGGCGCTCGCGGTAGGTCTGGGCGCAGGCGTCGTGGTGGCCGGGGGCACGGCCGCGTACGTGCTCACGAGGGACGCGCCGGCGGCTGCGCCGACGCCTGATGCGGCCTCCGCGGACGCCGCGCCACTCGCCCCAGTGGCCCCGTCGGGCGTCGTCAGCGCCGCGCCAAGCGCGACCGACAAGCGCGCCGAGGGCCCGAAAGCACCCGTCTCTCAAGTGCCCCCCTCTCCAAAGTTGAAGGCGGGCGTGAAGGTGGGGCAGTCGTGCTCCAACGACGCCGAGTGCGGCACCTTCACCAAGTGCACGGCGGGCAAGTGCGCGTGCGAGCAGGGCCTATGCGGTGGTGAGTGCGTGATGCTCACGACCAACGTCAATTGCGGCCGCTGCGGCGGCAAATGCGCGACCGGCGAGATGTGCGTCGGGCAAGACCGCAACAGGCCCGCGGACTGGCATTGCGTCGCGACCAAGGCGCCAGCGTTTACGCCTGCCCCTCCCCCGCGCTAG